One Megalops cyprinoides isolate fMegCyp1 chromosome 4, fMegCyp1.pri, whole genome shotgun sequence genomic window carries:
- the LOC118775985 gene encoding noelin-like isoform X2, whose protein sequence is MQPASKLWSLVLLLLMGTKLTEVLPANPEESWQVYSSAQDSEGRCVCTVVAPQQTMCSRDARTKQLRQLLEKVQNMTQSIQVLDQRTQRDLQYVVKMETQLRGLETKFRQVEENHKQNIAKQYKAIKGKMEELRPLIPVLEEYKADAKLVMQFKEEVQNLTSVLNELQEEIGAFDYEELQSRVSDLEERLRACMQKLACGKLTGISEPITIKTSGSRFGSWMTDPLAPEGDTRVWYMDGYHNNRFVREYRSMADFMTSDNFTSHRLPHPWSGTGQVVYNGSIYFNKFQSHIIIKFDFKTSSISKSRPLDYAGYNNMYHYAWGGHSDIDLMVDEGGLWAVYATNQNAGNIVISKLNPNTLQVIRSWTTNHPKRSAGEAFMICGTLYVTNGYSGGTKVYYAFHTNSSTYEYIDIPFQNRYSHISMLDYNPRDKALYAWNNGHQVLYNVTLFHVIRSDEL, encoded by the exons ATGCAGCCTGCAAGCAAGCTCTGGAGCCTCGTTCTCCTCCTCTTGATGGGCACAAAACTTACCGAA GTGCTGCCAGCCAATCCCGAGGAGTCCTGGCAGGTGTACAGCTCGGCCCAGGACAGCGAGGGCAGGTGCGTCTGCACAGTGGTGGCACCCCAGCAGACCATGTGCTCACGAGACGCCAGGACCAAACAGCTGAGGCAGCTGCTGGAGAAA GTCCAGAACATGACCCAGTCCATCCAGGTTCTTGATCAGCGGACCCAGAGGGACCTGCAGTATGTGGTAAAGATGGAGACACAGTTACGAGGGCTGGAGACCAAGTTCCGACAGGTGGAGGAAAACCACAAGCAGAACATTGCCAAGCAATATAAG GccataaaaggaaaaatggaaGAACTTAGGCCATTGATACCAGTGTTGGAGGAGTACAAAGCCGATGCAAAATTGGTAATGCAGTTTAAAGAGGAGGTCCAGAATCTGACGTCAGTTCTAAACGAACTTCAGGAGGAGATTGGAGCCTTTGACTACGAGGAGCTGCAGAGCAGAGTGTCAGATCTTGAGGAGAGACTccgtgcatgcatgcagaaatTAG CATGTGGGAAGTTGACTGGGATCAGTGAGCCCATCACCATAAAGACATCGGGATCGAGGTTTGGATCCTGGATGACCGACCCACTGGCACCGGAGGGAGACACCAGG GTCTGGTACATGGATGGCTACCACAACAACCGCTTTGTGCGCGAGTACAGGTCCATGGCGGACTTCATGACCTCGGATAACTTCACGTCACACCGCCTGCCCCACCCGTGGTCTGGCACGGGCCAGGTGGTCTACAACGGCTCCATCTACTTCAACAAGTTCCAAAGCCACATCATCATCAAGTTCGACTTCAAAACCTCGTCCATCAGCAAGTCCCGCCCACTGGACTACGCCGGCTACAACAACATGTACCACTACGCCTGGGGGGGGCACTCGGACATCGACCTGATGGTGGACGAGGGGGGGCTCTGGGCTGTGTATGCCACCAATCAGAACGCAGGGAACATCGTCATCAGCAAGCTGAACCCCAACACCCTGCAGGTGATCCGGAGCTGGACCACCAATCACCCGAAGCGGAGCGCCGGGGAGGCCTTCATGATCTGCGGCACGCTCTACGTCACCAACGGCTACTCCGGCGGCACCAAGGTCTACTACGCCTTCCACACCAACTCCTCCACCTACGAGTACATCGACATCCCCTTCCAGAACAGGTACTCGCATATCTCCATGCTGGACTACAACCCCAGAGACAAGGCGCTGTACGCCTGGAACAATGGCCATCAGGTGCTGTACAACGTCACACTGTTCCACGTCATCCGCTCTGATGAGCTGTAG
- the LOC118775985 gene encoding noelin-like isoform X1 yields MSVPLLKIGVVLSTMAMITNWMSQTLPSLVGLNTTKLAVAPGGIPDRSTGVLPANPEESWQVYSSAQDSEGRCVCTVVAPQQTMCSRDARTKQLRQLLEKVQNMTQSIQVLDQRTQRDLQYVVKMETQLRGLETKFRQVEENHKQNIAKQYKAIKGKMEELRPLIPVLEEYKADAKLVMQFKEEVQNLTSVLNELQEEIGAFDYEELQSRVSDLEERLRACMQKLACGKLTGISEPITIKTSGSRFGSWMTDPLAPEGDTRVWYMDGYHNNRFVREYRSMADFMTSDNFTSHRLPHPWSGTGQVVYNGSIYFNKFQSHIIIKFDFKTSSISKSRPLDYAGYNNMYHYAWGGHSDIDLMVDEGGLWAVYATNQNAGNIVISKLNPNTLQVIRSWTTNHPKRSAGEAFMICGTLYVTNGYSGGTKVYYAFHTNSSTYEYIDIPFQNRYSHISMLDYNPRDKALYAWNNGHQVLYNVTLFHVIRSDEL; encoded by the exons ATGTCGGTGCCTTTACTCAAGATCGGAGTTGTTCTCAGCACGATGGCGATGATCACCAACTGGATGTCGCAGACGCTGCCGTCATTGGTGGGGCTGAACACCACTAAGCTCGCAGTGGCACCCGGGGGGATACCGGATCGGAGCACCGGA GTGCTGCCAGCCAATCCCGAGGAGTCCTGGCAGGTGTACAGCTCGGCCCAGGACAGCGAGGGCAGGTGCGTCTGCACAGTGGTGGCACCCCAGCAGACCATGTGCTCACGAGACGCCAGGACCAAACAGCTGAGGCAGCTGCTGGAGAAA GTCCAGAACATGACCCAGTCCATCCAGGTTCTTGATCAGCGGACCCAGAGGGACCTGCAGTATGTGGTAAAGATGGAGACACAGTTACGAGGGCTGGAGACCAAGTTCCGACAGGTGGAGGAAAACCACAAGCAGAACATTGCCAAGCAATATAAG GccataaaaggaaaaatggaaGAACTTAGGCCATTGATACCAGTGTTGGAGGAGTACAAAGCCGATGCAAAATTGGTAATGCAGTTTAAAGAGGAGGTCCAGAATCTGACGTCAGTTCTAAACGAACTTCAGGAGGAGATTGGAGCCTTTGACTACGAGGAGCTGCAGAGCAGAGTGTCAGATCTTGAGGAGAGACTccgtgcatgcatgcagaaatTAG CATGTGGGAAGTTGACTGGGATCAGTGAGCCCATCACCATAAAGACATCGGGATCGAGGTTTGGATCCTGGATGACCGACCCACTGGCACCGGAGGGAGACACCAGG GTCTGGTACATGGATGGCTACCACAACAACCGCTTTGTGCGCGAGTACAGGTCCATGGCGGACTTCATGACCTCGGATAACTTCACGTCACACCGCCTGCCCCACCCGTGGTCTGGCACGGGCCAGGTGGTCTACAACGGCTCCATCTACTTCAACAAGTTCCAAAGCCACATCATCATCAAGTTCGACTTCAAAACCTCGTCCATCAGCAAGTCCCGCCCACTGGACTACGCCGGCTACAACAACATGTACCACTACGCCTGGGGGGGGCACTCGGACATCGACCTGATGGTGGACGAGGGGGGGCTCTGGGCTGTGTATGCCACCAATCAGAACGCAGGGAACATCGTCATCAGCAAGCTGAACCCCAACACCCTGCAGGTGATCCGGAGCTGGACCACCAATCACCCGAAGCGGAGCGCCGGGGAGGCCTTCATGATCTGCGGCACGCTCTACGTCACCAACGGCTACTCCGGCGGCACCAAGGTCTACTACGCCTTCCACACCAACTCCTCCACCTACGAGTACATCGACATCCCCTTCCAGAACAGGTACTCGCATATCTCCATGCTGGACTACAACCCCAGAGACAAGGCGCTGTACGCCTGGAACAATGGCCATCAGGTGCTGTACAACGTCACACTGTTCCACGTCATCCGCTCTGATGAGCTGTAG